Proteins encoded by one window of Desulfovibrio ferrophilus:
- a CDS encoding FecR domain-containing protein — protein MHVIGEVIALNGNVRGLSDGEERILTKGSPIHQGETITTAQSSSVQIELTDESILAQGENASQTIDSFIYDPANASASNMLINMAQGTFRMVTGQVGKANPEGIEVKTPLATIGIRGTGIDLDIQGALAKVGCFLYDGLDVTITTEQGTRLLNAVNTILDILADGTFGEIRTYSDFEQAFFKAAAPILGLPDEGQYGDDGGDGGEGDGDDGEGGEGGEGEGGEGEGDGTEGDTTDLGELFETIFGTEEQPTGLLQQIFEALTGGDTTGDTLAGGTGDDTLATGDDDDDDDTLPGDNSGTTTTTTVTNGDDDGSNFNESGADHVIDGTSGVDDHHTGFEGTTGNDLMRAYCGDDDVWGKAGNDTMFGGNDNDVLSGDLGNDLLVGGTGNDTLAGQSGHDTMWGGSGADEFTYYQQGVGGDTIKDFQTGIDEIVFYGNSYNITDTLTGTGDGFTHPGTSSFFTVSGAYSGATGSSSTGDKGFVFDGNGDLWYDTDLANSNPSGEELVAHIEGDDVIYADIALVAV, from the coding sequence ATGCATGTCATCGGGGAAGTCATTGCTTTAAATGGTAATGTTCGTGGGTTGAGCGACGGCGAAGAGCGCATCCTGACCAAGGGGAGCCCCATTCACCAGGGTGAGACCATAACCACAGCTCAAAGCAGCTCGGTTCAAATCGAACTGACAGATGAATCCATACTGGCCCAGGGCGAGAATGCCAGCCAGACCATCGACAGCTTCATCTACGATCCAGCCAACGCCTCGGCCAGCAACATGCTGATCAACATGGCCCAAGGCACCTTCCGCATGGTCACCGGGCAGGTCGGCAAGGCCAATCCAGAAGGTATCGAAGTAAAAACCCCCCTGGCCACCATTGGCATCCGAGGGACAGGTATCGACCTCGATATCCAGGGCGCTTTGGCCAAAGTCGGCTGCTTCCTCTATGATGGTCTGGACGTGACCATCACCACCGAACAGGGCACGCGCCTGCTGAATGCGGTCAACACCATTCTGGACATCCTTGCTGACGGCACCTTTGGCGAAATCCGCACCTACTCGGACTTTGAACAGGCGTTCTTCAAGGCCGCAGCACCAATCCTCGGCCTTCCGGACGAAGGTCAGTACGGCGATGATGGTGGAGATGGTGGCGAGGGCGACGGAGATGATGGAGAAGGTGGTGAGGGCGGAGAAGGTGAAGGCGGTGAGGGCGAAGGAGACGGCACCGAAGGAGATACAACAGACCTCGGTGAATTATTCGAGACAATCTTCGGCACCGAGGAACAACCAACAGGCCTTCTGCAACAAATCTTCGAAGCCTTGACCGGTGGAGACACCACGGGCGACACACTCGCAGGCGGCACAGGCGACGACACCCTGGCAACCGGAGATGATGACGACGATGACGACACACTGCCAGGTGACAATAGCGGCACCACCACAACGACAACCGTGACCAACGGCGACGACGACGGTAGCAACTTCAACGAATCCGGAGCTGACCACGTCATCGACGGCACGTCCGGAGTCGACGACCACCACACGGGTTTCGAGGGCACGACAGGCAACGACCTGATGCGCGCCTATTGTGGCGATGACGACGTCTGGGGCAAGGCTGGCAACGACACCATGTTCGGCGGCAACGACAACGACGTCCTCAGCGGCGACCTCGGCAACGACCTGCTGGTGGGCGGCACCGGAAACGACACCCTGGCTGGTCAGAGTGGTCACGACACCATGTGGGGAGGCTCCGGGGCCGACGAATTCACCTACTACCAGCAGGGCGTCGGCGGTGACACCATTAAGGATTTCCAGACCGGCATCGACGAAATCGTATTCTACGGAAACAGCTACAACATCACGGACACTCTGACCGGCACGGGCGACGGTTTCACCCACCCTGGGACCAGTTCCTTCTTCACCGTAAGCGGGGCCTACAGCGGCGCGACGGGCAGTTCCAGCACAGGCGACAAAGGGTTCGTCTTCGATGGCAACGGCGACCTCTGGTACGACACCGACCTTGCCAACTCCAACCCCAGCGGAGAGGAACTGGTGGCCCATATCGAAGGGGACGATGTGATTTACGCCGATATTGCCCTTGTAGCGGTCTGA
- a CDS encoding tetratricopeptide repeat protein produces the protein MFDTPAKRVREDVARAKRALAKGEVVSSVEHFSNAVREMMGSQIFGREKFEVEVHAQEYLKDFNRHPDIKKFFADKNIHVTPYVKFTRGEERALLEAIEKILGEMNEGKQQADQAAEVKKERRKEELLEKGQYYLDKKEFPKGKSILRGVAEEFGHEDGVRTDIGRRLLKAGLYFEAGEVLEEAIGQNSRDSHALAFAVQAYKNAREYPKMEKMYKIALKSFGSHPKTLLHMAEMYLDWRKYDEAYDFAKQAFDGDTSLTEAQEIIDTCGKRIFKH, from the coding sequence ATGTTTGATACGCCAGCTAAACGAGTCCGAGAGGATGTTGCCAGGGCCAAAAGAGCATTGGCCAAGGGCGAGGTTGTGAGTTCCGTTGAACATTTCTCGAACGCAGTACGGGAAATGATGGGCTCTCAGATCTTTGGCAGAGAGAAATTCGAGGTGGAGGTGCATGCTCAGGAATACCTCAAGGATTTCAACCGCCATCCGGATATCAAGAAGTTTTTTGCCGACAAGAATATCCACGTTACCCCGTATGTGAAGTTTACCCGTGGTGAAGAACGGGCTTTGCTGGAAGCCATTGAAAAAATCTTGGGCGAGATGAATGAGGGGAAGCAGCAGGCCGATCAGGCTGCAGAAGTCAAGAAAGAGCGACGTAAGGAAGAGCTGCTGGAAAAAGGGCAGTACTATCTGGATAAGAAAGAGTTTCCCAAAGGGAAAAGCATCCTGCGGGGCGTAGCGGAAGAATTTGGGCATGAAGATGGAGTGCGAACGGACATTGGACGCAGGCTGCTGAAGGCCGGGTTGTACTTCGAGGCAGGCGAGGTCCTTGAAGAGGCCATCGGACAAAACTCCAGAGACAGTCACGCTTTGGCCTTTGCGGTTCAGGCCTACAAGAATGCGCGCGAATATCCCAAGATGGAAAAGATGTATAAAATCGCGCTGAAAAGCTTTGGCTCGCATCCCAAGACGCTACTGCATATGGCCGAAATGTATCTTGATTGGCGAAAATATGACGAAGCCTATGATTTTGCCAAACAGGCCTTTGACGGAGATACGTCACTGACCGAAGCCCAGGAAATTATTGATACTTGTGGCAAAAGAATCTTCAAACATTGA
- a CDS encoding flavodoxin family protein — MITAIESSPRKGGNSHTMLQAVIAGAREAGASAHEVHLRDYKYEPCVGCEKCRKDKICTRFQDGMTLLYPHLQESKGLVLISPVHNYNVSAWMKSFIDRLYCFYDFENTRPRAWSSRLAGQGRKAVIGAIAEQSEEKDMGFTMDAMRLPLEALGYEIVAELPVLHLFDRGIIAKHQDLIDKATHAGGLLAKAL, encoded by the coding sequence ATGATCACCGCCATAGAAAGCAGCCCCCGAAAGGGCGGCAATTCCCACACCATGCTCCAGGCAGTCATCGCAGGTGCGAGGGAGGCTGGCGCCTCTGCCCACGAAGTGCATTTGCGCGACTATAAATACGAGCCCTGCGTGGGATGCGAAAAATGCCGCAAAGACAAGATTTGTACCCGATTCCAGGACGGAATGACCCTTCTGTACCCTCACCTTCAGGAATCAAAGGGCCTCGTACTCATTTCCCCCGTACACAACTACAATGTCTCCGCCTGGATGAAATCGTTCATAGACAGATTGTACTGCTTCTATGATTTCGAAAACACCAGACCTCGTGCATGGTCCAGCAGGCTAGCCGGGCAAGGACGAAAGGCTGTCATTGGCGCCATCGCGGAACAATCCGAAGAGAAAGACATGGGCTTTACCATGGATGCCATGCGCCTCCCTCTGGAGGCCCTCGGTTATGAAATCGTGGCCGAACTTCCGGTTCTGCACCTCTTCGATCGCGGTATTATCGCAAAGCATCAGGACCTCATCGATAAAGCAACACATGCGGGGGGACTGCTGGCTAAAGCGCTCTGA
- a CDS encoding SDR family oxidoreductase: protein MSQTILITGATSGFGEAMARRFAAEGWKLIITGRRTQRLNALAAELSPAQVHTATFDIRDSKAISDFVAALPEDFKNIDVLVNNAGLALGLEPAQRCDLDLWETMIDTNIKGLVAMSRAVLPGMVERSKGLVVNLGSIAGNWPYPGGNVYGGTKAFVKQFSLNLRADLHGTGVRVTNIEPGMAETEFSVVRFEGDKDKAAQVYSGMKPLTGEDIADIVHYVATAPAHVNVNRIEVMPTAQSFGGFPVHREQS, encoded by the coding sequence ATGTCGCAAACAATTCTCATCACTGGCGCCACATCGGGATTCGGCGAGGCCATGGCCAGGCGCTTCGCCGCCGAGGGCTGGAAGCTCATCATCACCGGACGACGCACCCAGCGCCTGAATGCGCTCGCAGCCGAGTTATCGCCTGCTCAGGTTCATACTGCAACCTTCGATATTCGCGATTCCAAAGCCATCAGTGACTTCGTGGCCGCCTTGCCTGAAGACTTCAAGAATATTGACGTCCTGGTCAACAATGCGGGCCTGGCGCTGGGCCTGGAACCTGCACAGCGTTGTGATCTGGATCTCTGGGAAACCATGATCGACACCAACATCAAAGGCCTGGTAGCCATGAGCCGCGCAGTCCTTCCCGGCATGGTCGAGCGCAGCAAGGGACTGGTGGTCAACCTGGGTTCCATCGCCGGCAACTGGCCCTATCCTGGAGGCAACGTTTACGGGGGGACCAAGGCCTTTGTAAAGCAGTTCTCCCTGAACCTGCGGGCCGACCTGCATGGCACCGGAGTTCGCGTAACCAACATCGAACCCGGCATGGCGGAAACCGAATTCTCCGTCGTCCGCTTCGAGGGCGACAAGGACAAGGCCGCTCAGGTCTATTCCGGCATGAAACCCCTGACAGGCGAAGACATCGCAGACATTGTGCACTATGTGGCCACGGCTCCGGCTCACGTCAATGTCAACCGCATCGAGGTCATGCCCACGGCCCAGTCCTTCGGCGGCTTCCCTGTACACCGCGAACAGAGCTAG
- a CDS encoding sensor domain-containing diguanylate cyclase, with product MLNILSIKSKLILALSVIMLVAVTAISVANYKVSRESIRQELLTSGLPLTRDNIYSELHRELMRPIFLSSLMSRDTFLRDWVLNGEKDIDKIQKYLLEINDKYGFITSFFVSDQTRKYYHQSGVLKRISRMNLHDVWYYEFVARGVEYDLDVDTNEGSGGELTLFINYRVEGYDGTLMGVAGVGLKLDWVAGILHSFREKYGRRVYLVDPFGKIQVHSDQSLINRSSIHDMEGIGKIATAILDTRDDPTSFEYDTQGRHLLLSVRYIPEFDWYLLVEQDELDALGAARMNFMRTLIVGCVAWLVIIVTTALAVNHYQNRLERMAVTDPLTGAANRRELETRFERAVSRYQRGGGTFSVVVMDLDGFKNVNDRLGHLMGDKVLAGVTHGVRGMLRPDDLLARWGGDEFVVLARGGLGEVAALAERIRLSVSGLSFGDDDEESGMPVTVSCGVTEYREGDSLDSLTARADAAVYRAKASGRDQVALAQT from the coding sequence GTGCTGAATATTCTGTCAATCAAGTCCAAACTCATTCTTGCATTGTCCGTGATTATGCTTGTGGCCGTCACTGCGATTAGCGTCGCCAACTACAAGGTCTCACGGGAGTCCATCAGGCAGGAGCTGTTGACCTCCGGCCTGCCACTTACACGTGACAATATCTACTCCGAATTGCATCGAGAACTGATGCGACCCATTTTTTTGTCGTCCCTCATGTCGCGCGATACCTTTCTCCGGGACTGGGTGCTGAACGGAGAAAAGGATATTGATAAGATTCAAAAGTATCTACTCGAAATAAATGATAAATATGGCTTTATCACCTCTTTCTTCGTCTCTGATCAAACGCGTAAGTATTACCATCAGAGTGGTGTGCTGAAACGGATATCACGTATGAACCTGCACGATGTCTGGTACTACGAGTTCGTGGCGCGTGGCGTGGAGTACGATTTGGACGTGGATACCAATGAGGGTTCAGGTGGTGAGTTGACCCTTTTCATCAACTACCGGGTCGAGGGGTACGATGGAACCTTGATGGGAGTCGCCGGAGTTGGCCTGAAACTGGATTGGGTCGCGGGAATCCTGCATTCCTTCCGTGAGAAATATGGCCGTCGAGTCTATCTGGTAGATCCATTCGGCAAGATTCAGGTTCACTCGGACCAGTCATTGATCAACCGCAGCTCCATCCACGACATGGAGGGGATTGGCAAGATTGCCACAGCCATTCTCGATACGCGGGATGATCCGACATCCTTTGAATACGATACCCAGGGGCGTCATCTTCTGCTCTCTGTTCGATATATCCCCGAATTTGACTGGTACCTGCTGGTTGAACAGGACGAACTGGATGCTCTGGGTGCAGCTCGTATGAACTTCATGCGTACTCTGATCGTGGGATGCGTTGCCTGGCTGGTGATCATCGTTACTACCGCCCTGGCGGTGAATCATTATCAGAATCGTCTTGAACGCATGGCCGTGACTGACCCTTTGACCGGAGCCGCGAATCGGCGTGAGCTTGAGACCCGATTTGAAAGGGCTGTCTCCAGATACCAACGGGGAGGCGGAACTTTTTCGGTCGTCGTGATGGACCTGGACGGTTTCAAGAATGTGAATGATCGATTGGGGCATCTGATGGGGGACAAGGTTCTGGCCGGAGTTACTCACGGAGTGCGAGGCATGTTGCGGCCCGACGATTTGTTGGCCCGATGGGGAGGCGATGAGTTCGTGGTTCTGGCCCGGGGGGGCTTGGGTGAAGTCGCCGCATTGGCCGAACGCATCCGGCTGAGCGTCTCCGGACTCTCGTTTGGTGATGACGATGAAGAGAGTGGCATGCCTGTGACTGTGAGTTGCGGTGTTACCGAATATCGCGAGGGAGATAGCCTTGATTCACTGACCGCCAGAGCCGATGCAGCGGTCTACCGGGCCAAGGCCTCCGGCAGGGATCAGGTGGCTTTGGCCCAAACTTAG
- a CDS encoding flagellar biosynthesis anti-sigma factor FlgM, whose amino-acid sequence MELISLGLGEHDEPTYTEEERQRDRAELIEQLRSQIESGEYKPSIGRISMNIFTDITGD is encoded by the coding sequence ATGGAACTCATCAGCCTCGGATTGGGCGAGCACGATGAGCCCACCTACACCGAGGAAGAACGCCAACGGGACAGGGCGGAACTCATCGAGCAATTACGTTCGCAAATCGAGTCCGGCGAGTACAAACCCAGCATCGGCCGCATCAGCATGAATATATTCACTGACATCACTGGCGACTAA
- a CDS encoding YeiH family protein: MANGEDRTPVLQNEDWWSCFIGWLFIALATFHLLPAAPKIGTWTELSQIFPKGWSTLTTTALFFLVSLVSTYIAGIYLKFDLKKYIPGFLGIFLLSFISMVIAKQQFINEWGISYVLFALVFGLVISNLFKVPDFLKAAGQTEFFVKIGLVCMGATIMFSVVLKAGLVGVVQAVLVATTVWFMTYHICRWFKVSERFSAIIASANAICGVSATIAAGGAIQGNPKEISYMVAWVLVCAVVLILVMPPMAVWMGLPNNMAGAWLGGVIDNTGAVIAAGEVVGGKAAVDAAAMVKMAQNVLIGFAAFGMALWATMKLERAEGMEAPTLMEVWYRFPKFVVGFMAASLIVSFLVEPVYGNKFAKGVAKATKSYRSWFFTFCFVSIGLETDFKELVSVGGGRPAIAYWISQALNAVWTLFIVWILWSGTFFVPPILPD, from the coding sequence ATGGCTAACGGCGAAGACAGAACCCCGGTCTTGCAGAACGAGGACTGGTGGTCTTGTTTCATCGGCTGGTTGTTTATCGCGCTGGCAACGTTCCATTTGTTGCCGGCTGCACCTAAAATTGGCACCTGGACTGAACTGTCTCAAATCTTCCCAAAGGGTTGGAGTACCCTGACGACGACTGCCTTATTCTTCCTTGTCTCTCTCGTCTCTACCTACATTGCTGGTATCTATCTGAAATTCGATCTCAAGAAATATATCCCTGGATTCCTTGGTATCTTCCTGCTGAGTTTCATCTCAATGGTCATTGCCAAGCAGCAGTTTATCAACGAATGGGGCATATCCTACGTCCTGTTTGCGTTGGTTTTCGGGCTGGTTATCAGCAACTTGTTTAAAGTTCCTGACTTTCTCAAGGCCGCAGGACAGACGGAGTTTTTCGTCAAGATCGGCCTGGTCTGCATGGGTGCGACCATCATGTTCTCGGTTGTGCTCAAGGCCGGTCTGGTTGGCGTTGTCCAAGCTGTTCTGGTTGCGACCACTGTCTGGTTCATGACCTATCACATCTGCCGTTGGTTCAAGGTCTCCGAACGGTTCTCGGCGATCATCGCCTCGGCCAATGCCATCTGTGGTGTTTCCGCAACCATCGCGGCTGGCGGTGCCATTCAGGGTAATCCCAAGGAAATCAGCTATATGGTTGCCTGGGTTTTGGTCTGTGCTGTGGTGCTTATTCTGGTCATGCCGCCCATGGCGGTGTGGATGGGGCTACCCAACAACATGGCGGGTGCCTGGCTTGGTGGCGTTATCGACAACACCGGTGCGGTTATCGCAGCGGGTGAGGTTGTCGGTGGCAAGGCAGCTGTTGATGCTGCGGCCATGGTCAAGATGGCTCAGAACGTGCTGATCGGCTTTGCGGCCTTTGGCATGGCTCTGTGGGCAACGATGAAGCTGGAACGTGCAGAGGGAATGGAAGCACCCACGCTGATGGAAGTGTGGTACCGTTTCCCGAAGTTCGTGGTGGGCTTCATGGCTGCATCGTTGATCGTTTCCTTCCTGGTCGAGCCTGTCTATGGCAACAAGTTTGCCAAGGGTGTCGCCAAGGCGACCAAGAGCTATCGTAGCTGGTTCTTCACTTTCTGCTTTGTTTCCATTGGTTTGGAAACCGACTTCAAGGAGTTGGTCTCCGTTGGAGGTGGTCGCCCGGCCATTGCCTATTGGATTTCACAAGCACTGAATGCGGTCTGGACCTTGTTTATTGTCTGGATTTTATGGTCTGGAACCTTCTTCGTACCGCCGATTTTACCCGACTAG
- a CDS encoding NF038143 family protein: MQSADLIIEAEKALARESALAVLVKRPPAWWRSVVPGMFLFDFLERLVDTRKHTSRCMAIRKPALDAALALVEGHPREEVLSDLEKGVAGTLASLWPVSQPLQEECAKLAGLLADHYVRILGVNGVGYLELVGKAYHERGAYMAFLSLLDEAERRAEQTLVDEIPLRKSDRAKLEAHCQERAARRRRECEVVFP; encoded by the coding sequence ATGCAGTCAGCTGATCTGATTATCGAAGCGGAAAAGGCCCTGGCCCGTGAATCGGCACTTGCCGTGTTGGTCAAACGTCCACCCGCGTGGTGGCGTTCGGTCGTTCCCGGGATGTTTCTGTTCGACTTTCTGGAACGCCTTGTAGACACCCGCAAGCATACCTCTCGTTGCATGGCTATACGCAAGCCTGCCCTTGACGCTGCTCTGGCTCTTGTTGAGGGCCATCCCCGGGAGGAGGTTCTTTCCGATCTGGAGAAGGGCGTGGCCGGAACACTGGCCTCGCTCTGGCCCGTATCGCAGCCCCTGCAGGAGGAGTGCGCCAAGCTGGCGGGACTGCTGGCTGACCACTATGTCAGGATTCTGGGCGTGAACGGCGTCGGCTATCTGGAATTGGTGGGCAAGGCCTATCATGAGCGCGGTGCGTATATGGCTTTTTTGTCCCTTTTGGATGAGGCCGAACGGCGTGCGGAACAGACTCTGGTTGATGAAATTCCTCTGCGCAAAAGTGACAGGGCCAAACTTGAGGCCCACTGCCAGGAGCGTGCGGCCAGACGAAGACGTGAGTGTGAGGTTGTTTTTCCCTGA
- a CDS encoding NF038143 family protein, with protein MSKIVNRKYAAIRRRERGIAQTIAGGLIGAKKVSVWDVLIPIVFIFRFAAIQKKRELFVGNFLYTKLLALDGARKIMRNNAVRKEVLGGIDEMTKQTLVAHTAGVYCESIRACQMKEVRLLLDHFVSLFKADGLAYPELVTSAYGKRGRYEAFLKQLEMIEDEVYQASCEMLGDAADTGFIDKVRASTIRIRAHEAGMIFWDH; from the coding sequence ATGTCCAAGATTGTGAATCGGAAGTACGCCGCCATTCGCAGGCGGGAGAGGGGCATTGCACAGACTATCGCTGGTGGTTTGATCGGGGCCAAAAAGGTGTCTGTATGGGACGTTCTGATCCCCATTGTTTTTATTTTTCGCTTCGCTGCCATTCAGAAGAAACGGGAATTGTTTGTGGGTAATTTTTTGTATACCAAGCTATTAGCCCTTGACGGGGCGCGAAAAATAATGCGCAACAACGCCGTTCGCAAAGAGGTCCTTGGCGGGATCGACGAGATGACGAAACAGACGTTGGTCGCACATACCGCCGGGGTTTACTGCGAATCCATAAGGGCCTGCCAGATGAAGGAAGTCAGGCTGCTTCTGGATCATTTCGTCAGTCTTTTCAAGGCCGACGGGCTGGCCTATCCCGAACTGGTCACGTCTGCGTATGGCAAGCGAGGCCGGTACGAGGCCTTTTTGAAACAACTCGAAATGATTGAGGATGAGGTCTATCAGGCGTCGTGCGAGATGCTGGGAGATGCAGCGGATACCGGTTTCATCGACAAGGTTCGCGCATCCACCATCCGCATCCGCGCCCATGAGGCCGGAATGATATTCTGGGACCACTAG
- a CDS encoding calcium/sodium antiporter, with the protein MLLHWVLCGVGFALLYYGAEWLVKGSSSLARSFNITPVVIGLTVVAFGTSAPELVVSLVASFDGKSMIAVGNVVGSNICNIALVLGLASMFNPIVCNPSVVRRDIPIMLGISLILLFLTMDDVLSRLEGFALFTGIIAYTLFNYWSAKRQASLGDSSAMNGIAGELDEIGYIDSRPKMIAFVLVGIAGVVGGAQLVVDSATAIMQALGVSEKFIGLTIVAFGTSLPELATSVVAAIRKEMDISIGNLVGSNVFNIMSVLGAASLVKPIGIPGGFFASGLYIDYLVMMFTSFLPWIMMRKDYTVGRKEGSLLLLIYFGYLFYLIAKTLYS; encoded by the coding sequence ATGCTGTTGCATTGGGTGCTGTGCGGCGTTGGTTTCGCTCTTTTGTATTACGGGGCGGAATGGCTGGTCAAAGGCTCGTCGAGCCTGGCTCGAAGCTTCAATATTACGCCCGTGGTCATCGGTCTGACGGTGGTTGCCTTTGGTACATCCGCGCCCGAGCTTGTGGTCAGCCTCGTGGCTTCGTTCGACGGCAAATCCATGATCGCCGTGGGCAATGTGGTTGGCTCCAATATCTGCAATATCGCTCTTGTGCTGGGCCTTGCCTCCATGTTCAACCCCATCGTCTGCAACCCATCGGTGGTTAGGCGCGATATTCCCATCATGCTGGGAATATCGCTGATCCTGTTGTTTCTTACCATGGACGACGTGCTTTCACGCCTTGAAGGCTTTGCCTTGTTTACGGGCATCATCGCCTATACCTTGTTCAACTATTGGTCAGCCAAGCGCCAGGCATCTCTGGGTGACAGTTCTGCCATGAATGGCATAGCCGGGGAACTGGACGAGATCGGTTACATCGACTCGCGACCCAAGATGATCGCCTTTGTGCTGGTGGGGATCGCGGGCGTGGTCGGCGGCGCTCAGTTGGTGGTGGATTCCGCCACGGCCATCATGCAGGCCTTGGGTGTGTCCGAGAAGTTCATCGGCCTGACCATCGTGGCCTTCGGAACTTCGTTGCCTGAATTGGCCACCAGTGTCGTGGCCGCTATCCGCAAGGAGATGGATATCTCCATCGGCAACCTTGTGGGCAGCAACGTGTTCAATATCATGAGCGTGCTGGGTGCTGCATCGCTGGTGAAGCCCATCGGGATTCCTGGCGGGTTCTTTGCCTCGGGCCTGTATATCGACTACCTGGTGATGATGTTTACCAGTTTCCTGCCGTGGATCATGATGCGCAAGGATTACACCGTGGGGCGCAAGGAAGGTTCATTGCTGCTGCTGATCTATTTTGGCTATCTCTTCTATCTGATCGCAAAGACTCTCTATTCCTGA
- a CDS encoding radical SAM protein codes for MAERNPESENNGWRGLWPRFRDRVLEPFRAGGGAPEPARHWRLLQVEVALACNLRCVMCPWVDIRKAAGEAKALMRPEAWACIREALPQIESVDFTGGGETLLQPHLEQWVADASRVGCDTGFLTNGLILKEDRLRALLDAGLTWLGVSMDGATAEIYEGIRRGSNFERVCANLARVAQLRTAGAPKTLIQFVVMHSNAHQCAPLVRLAAELGVDEVAFKQCDVIRGEHGKGLGVFSTEGGEVVDVEQSLAEARREGKRLGVETYEFSLTPTELPVCEQDPRTSLFVRHDGHVSPCINMAYGGPTTFLGQDAVMPSVHYGRLPEDSLSEVWETETCLYFRNSFRSRVEAYERAVLDSMAGGVPMDRHKVLRAGREAMPAPAEACRVCHYLYGI; via the coding sequence ATGGCGGAACGGAATCCGGAAAGCGAGAACAACGGCTGGCGCGGCTTGTGGCCGCGCTTCCGGGATCGCGTTTTGGAACCGTTCCGGGCAGGGGGAGGAGCGCCAGAACCTGCGCGCCATTGGCGTCTGCTACAGGTGGAAGTTGCGCTGGCCTGCAACCTGCGTTGTGTGATGTGCCCCTGGGTGGACATCCGCAAGGCAGCGGGCGAGGCCAAGGCCCTGATGCGGCCTGAGGCCTGGGCCTGCATCCGCGAGGCTCTGCCTCAAATCGAATCCGTGGACTTCACCGGCGGTGGCGAGACCCTGCTGCAGCCTCATCTCGAGCAGTGGGTTGCCGACGCCAGCCGAGTCGGTTGTGATACCGGGTTTCTGACCAACGGCCTGATTCTGAAGGAGGATCGTCTGCGGGCGCTTCTGGATGCAGGATTGACCTGGCTCGGAGTGTCCATGGACGGTGCAACGGCAGAAATCTACGAGGGCATCCGCCGGGGTTCCAATTTCGAGCGTGTCTGCGCCAATCTGGCCCGTGTGGCGCAATTACGCACTGCGGGCGCTCCCAAGACATTGATTCAGTTTGTGGTGATGCACTCCAACGCGCATCAATGTGCGCCGCTGGTGCGTCTGGCTGCGGAACTGGGAGTGGACGAAGTCGCCTTCAAGCAATGCGACGTCATTCGTGGTGAGCATGGCAAAGGGCTGGGTGTATTTTCAACTGAAGGTGGCGAGGTCGTGGACGTTGAGCAGTCCCTGGCCGAGGCCCGGCGCGAAGGGAAGAGATTGGGGGTGGAAACCTATGAGTTCTCCCTGACTCCCACGGAGCTTCCGGTCTGTGAACAGGACCCGCGCACCTCCCTGTTCGTGCGTCACGATGGGCATGTCTCCCCCTGTATCAATATGGCCTATGGCGGCCCTACGACATTCCTGGGTCAGGACGCTGTGATGCCCTCTGTGCATTATGGCCGTCTGCCTGAGGATTCCCTGAGTGAGGTCTGGGAGACGGAAACCTGCCTGTATTTCAGAAACTCGTTCCGGTCGCGCGTGGAGGCCTACGAGCGCGCAGTACTCGATTCCATGGCCGGAGGCGTGCCCATGGATCGACACAAAGTGCTCCGGGCCGGGCGCGAGGCCATGCCTGCTCCTGCTGAGGCCTGCCGGGTCTGCCATTATTTGTATGGAATCTAG